GCCGAGGTCAATGACCTTCATACCGCGAACCATACCGTCAGTCGGCAACATCGACACCGCACGAACGCGGCCCTCGCCAAGGTGCTGCTGCACCTCAGCAACGACGTCGATAGTTTCGCCGTCAAAGCCCTCGCTGGTGATCCGGAGCGCCTGGTAGATAGGCGGTAAATAATTGTCTGAAAATTCTACGTCGACGACCGGTCCGATGATCTGAACAACTGACCCGACCTGCACCTTACCTTCATTAGCCATTATGAATAAAATTCTCCTCTATGTAGGACAAGAAAACGCTCGATTTACAAAGGAGTAAGAATATCATATCAGCGAAACAGGGTGCAAAAGTGGCCAGCGAGAAAATTAGATCTCACTGGCCTGGCGTCAGGTTGGGTTGGGGGGCGCTGATATCCCGTATTGCCAGATTCAAGCGCCGTGAACTTCGGCAAATGTTGGTCACGATGGGTGAGCTATGCCGGACTTAGTGGCTTGAACGAGCCCTTTTCGTTTTGTGCTTCCCGTACGTTTGACCCGTGTTAGTCTCTCCCCAACTGAAATTCGAAGTCTTTCTTTTCGACTTGTGCGGTTTCCTGCCGGAGATCATGGTGTTAACGAGAACGATCTTAGTGCCTTCTCACTTTTCTCGGTTTCCTTTTGCTACTACTACTTTCGCCTTCTATCCCATCGAATTTAATGCCAGATCGTCGCTTCACCGTCAACTTCGGTTTTACGACCGTCGCATCCACGACCTTTGAAGTTCGGTTTTTACTTCCATCATAGTCGCCGGGCCCCTCCCATTTCCCCCCATGACCGTTTCGTTTTCTAGCTGTATTGGTATTGGTATTGGTATTCTTCGCTTTCACAGTCGGGAGGTCAATTTTAGAAACAAACCCCGGATGTCCTTTTGGCTTGATCTTCGTCTTTACGATGTGGTTCGGCGTTGCCGATGGCACAACTCCGTTAGAGCTTGCCGTGGCGTTTGTTGGTTGAATCGCGAACATTCCAATAACGAATGTTGCAATGATCGCTGCGATGATCGTTAGATTTAGTCTTTTCATAGTTTTTTTCTTCATAGTTTTTTTCTCCTCAGTCTATGACGGGACTGCCGTTGACCGCCGCTCGACTGCTTTTATTACGGCCCTTCCCCGACCAACAAAAAAGTTTGAAGCACGAACATATCGTATTAGACGCAAGTTTGGTAGTAATTGTCGAAAATCATAGTATTATTTTGATCTAGCGGCAGTGAAAAAACTCGGATGGGGCATTTGGAACTCGTTCTAGCTTTTTTTCCTTTCGCGTTCTCTACGCTACCCGGACACCTGGTGCAGATCGGAATACGCTGTCGAGGGCTTTTTACGAACATTGCTTTGCGTTAGACTTGTATTTAGCATTTTTCGTACAAAAGAGGTTTTATTTGCAAAAGCTCGAACTACCACCACAGGGCCTAAATACGCTATTCGGCGTTCAGGATCAGAACATCAAGTATCTCGAGACATTGCTCGACGTCAGTATCGGTGCCCGCGGTAACGAATTGCTGATCGACGGCGACGAACGTGATATTAAGACGGTCGAGCAGATATTGCGTGATTTTACGGAACTATTTGACGAGGGCAGCACGTTTACTGATAAGGAACTGCGTGACGCCTTTAAGCAGATCGCCGAGGACCGTGCGTACAGCCTGAAAGATCATTTCCTCAGATCGCGGTTTAATCCGACCGGCAAGAAACAGGTCGCACCAAAGACTGCGAATCAACGCAAATATCTCGATGCGATCGCCGCGAACGATCTCGTTTTTGGAATCGGCGTCGCCGGAACCGGCAAGAGCTATCTCGCAGTTGCGATGGCCGTCGATGCACTGTTTAAGAAACAGGTCAGCCGAATTATTCTGACGCGTCCGGCGGTCGAGGCCGGCGAACGGCTCGGATTTTTGCCCGGCGACCTCCAGGAAAAGGTTGATCCGTATCTGAGGCCTCTTTACGACGCTCTGTTTGATCTAGTGGACGGCGAAAAGGTGACCAAGATGCTCGAGAAACGCATCATCGAGATCGCGCCGCTCGCATTTATGCGCGGTCGCACGTTGTCGGACGCTTTCATCATCCTTGACGAAGCCCAAAATACTACCAGCGAACAAATGAAGATGTTTTTGACCCGCATCGGATTCGGCTCAAAGGCCGTCGTCACCGGCGATCGGACCCAGATCGATCTGCCCCGCGGCCAAAAAAGCGGCATCAATGAGGCCGAGACCATCCTAGCCGGTCTCGAAGGCATCGAATTTGTTTATTTTACTGATAAAGACGTAGTTCGGCATAAGCTGGTGCAGATGATCGTCAAGGCGTACGAAGAACACTCGGAAAATGACGGGACGATCCGATAATCTCAAATGATAGATGTTGTCAATCTTCAGCGAAAAATTACAATCGATGTCGCCGCCATCCGCTCGTATACGCAATTACTTGCTGAAGAGGTCTCAGAGGCAAACGGCCGCCGATTTTCTGTTGCTTTCATTTCGGATGGCCGAATGAAACAGCTCAATGCGATGTTTCGCAGCAAGGCTACAACCACTGACGTCCTTTCATTTCCACACGAACCGGACGAATTCGATCCGGACAAAGACAATCTCGGCGATATTGTCATTTCGGTGGAACAGGCACAGAAACAGGCAGCCGAAAACGGCCTGACGCTTGAGGGCGAGATCAAACAGCTCATACTTCACGGCCTGCTCCACCTTTGCGGCTACGATCACGAAACTGACGATGGCGAGATGAACGAACTCGAACTCGTGCTTCGTGTACAGCTTGCGATCCAATAAGAAACCATAAAAAGAGGCCGCCCACACGGACGGCCTCGATATAGTTTGAAATGCGTCAATGCCTACGGGTCCGGTGTAAAATCAAGGTCGGTGATGTCGCTTTTGACAGTCACGACACGAGACGTGAATGCAAACGTTTTGTGCTTGAGAGCGACCACGTACGTATTGCCCGCTTCCAGGCCGTCGACCTCGAAATACCCGAATGCATTTGTCAACGCGTAGCGAGCCGAGCCCGACGTGTCTGTCACCGAAATACGGACATTCCGAATAGGCTGACCCGATGCACTCTCGATATGTCCGCCGATCCTGACTCCGGCCGCAGTCGGCCCGAGCAACGGAACGGAAGCATCGGTGAATGAGGTCGACAGAACGTCAGCCAGTCCGCTCACGACTTCGTCAACGACCGGCGTGTCACCAAATGTTATATCGGTTGATGCCGGAGCCCCGGGAGCAACATCGAATTCGATCGTTACTAACATCATTGGCCCGGCCGCAAACGGCTGATCCGGAGCCTTGTCAAGCACTATGCCAACGCGTCCTGATGGTGCTTCACTTGTATTGGCCGTCAGATCGGCTCCCGTTGCAACGCTTCCGAGCGTTATATTTGCCGGATTTGAGAGATGGGCGGTGTTAAAGTTAAGCGTAAGTCCGACGCCCGCCTCATCACCCTGAGCCTCCATCACCAAACCCAATTTCACCTTGTTTCCGGTACGGCTGATAAAGACCGGCTCTACGGAGCGCGGAGACAAATTCGCCTCACCGGCCTTCTTGGCCTTGCCAATGGCCTTTCCGGTTTTGGCAATATCAGATGATTTAGCCTTTTCTACAAGTGAACCCGCGGCATTCGGCCCGGCCGCTTCAGCGGTGGTATCCAGCGAGAGTTCAAACCGCCTCGCCTGCACTATGTCAGCAACTGAAAGGATGCCATCACCGCCAACAGCCAGCGGTGCCGTGTCGGCTCGCTGAAATTCGTTGTACTGCATCACCGTATCCAGTTTGGCGATAAAGCGCCTCAATTGTGCCGTATCGTCTCCGTCAACCGTTCCATTATTGTTGCCGTTCGGTCGGGGGCTGACGTCGCCCTCAAATGCTCCTCCAAGTACCGTGGTAGTTGCATCAGGATCATCCGGGATCGGTTCGCGATTTTCGGCGTTATCCTCAGCGATCGAATAAAATCGATACGATTTTCCCCACTTCCCTGCAAACAGTGTGCTGCTCAACGGAGTGTCCGAGATCCGTCGTGTATAGGCACCCCCATTTTCCGATACAAAAATGTCAAAGCTCTTAAGTCCGGCACCATTGGACAGGTCGCTTCCACTCCAGTTCAAATTGAACGAGGCAGATGACTGCGTGCTGTCCAGTGCGGTCATCTGACTCGTCGGGATGTCCGCATCGAGCAGGTTCGATGTCGTATTGGTGTCTATCGGTTCGTTCTGGTCAAAAAATATGGTTGCCTTGTCGTCCAGGGCCGTCCGCGTCGGTTTGTCAGACTCTGGCTGAATAAGGAAAGTTACGTATCCCTCTCCGTCGTGTTCAGCGTTGTTGGGTGGCAGCAATCCAAGTAACGGACTTATAGGCTGCTCATTCGTTGCTGGGTCGATCGCGGTTAGCGACCAGATAACCCGACCGTTTGTTATGTCGACCCCTGCGAAAATGTCCGCCTTTAAGTTATCTAGATCCGCCCCGAGCTGTACGCGGCCTTGATAAAATGCCTGATTCGGCGGCACCTCGATCCGGGTTTGCTTAAATCCGATCTCAACCAGGCGCACGGTCCGGATGTCAAAGCCCGGCGGCAACTGATCCAACACTCGTATCTGCTGCGCGGGGGCAGTCGCGGTGGAAAGATTTTCGAAGTTGATCCGATAAAGCAATGGTTTTTGGATGCCCACAAACTTCTCCGGCCCGAAGCCCGCCGGACCTATAATTTCGTTTGGGTCGAAAGACTGCGGGACATAGGTGGTCTTGACGTAATCGATTGTCAAAATAATACATTCGATGCCTTGTTTCGCGATTTGATAGACATCGTAGAGGATCGATGCCACCTTTAACCACGGCAAATACCTCAACGCGTCCTTCAGGCAATGCGCCGACGATTTTGCGATCTTTGTCATAAAGGATGAAAAGGCTTCATATCCGTCAAACGACCCCGTCCGAATATATCCAAGTGCGTCCTCAGCGAGCCCGGTTATTGAAAGTGCAATCTCTAGGGCACATTCTTCCGGAAAGATCTCGCCGAGGATCGTAAGGATCGTTTTAAGCACCAGATGCGTCCAGCAATTTACAACTTGTTGACCGCCCGCGGTCGGGGCTAAAGCGAGTCCGGGAGCATCGGGGTACATACCGGTATTGAATAAAGGATTAAAGGCATTCGCCGTTATCGTTCCACCGAATGGGAAGGTCACGTCGATGCCGATATCGACTTTTGAATTGCCTCGTATTACCGGCACAAAAAGCGCAATTACCCTAATTCCATCTCTGTCGGCATGGAATGCGTTCGTGGGTAGCGGATCGTCGGCAGGATCTGCGGACGGTAAATAGTTTGATGTGGACAAATGATATTCGTATGGCCCTGACAACAGGATGACTACCGGCACTGAGATCGCGTCGTTTCCTCCGTCATTTGCGACCGAAACCACAAAGCGGTTGCGACTGTTTGGCCCTATCGCACTCGGCCCAATGATCTCGGCTCTAGTTTGCGGTCCGCCGCCTCCATTTTTTATATGGAAATTGCCGGACCAGGCAGCCGTCTGGGCATTCGGATTCGTGGCAACAACCTGGTAATTTCCTGCCGCCTTTCCGTTAAGATCGAAGAGGGCCGCGATCTTCGCCTGACTGTAGAAATAGTTGTAGATCGGCGCTGACTCAACACCAGTCGGTCCGACGAGTTTGATGGTCGCACCCGTCTGGAATTTTGCCCCTTCGAGCGAGACGATCGTGTATCCCTGATTGCCCGCCTCGGCTGGCTCGACTTTCCTGACACTGAACGGAAGAATCTCTGCCTTTACGATTACACTCTCGGCGGTTGGGGAACTCGGCTTTTCGCTCGCTTTCGCCGGCTGTTTTAGCTGACCTGCAAAGGATCCCGGCACGTAGTCGCCGCGGATCATCGAATAGTAAGTGCCGGCGGTTGTGTTGGCGACGACGTTTTCCTGATCTGCCTCGCCCTGACGATTTCCCTGCACTTCATAATTTGCCCGATTGACCATCGCTCCGTATTTTGTGTAAAGCTCATTGGACGAACCTGCCTGACCGAGCAGCGTAACGAGAAGGGTCTCGTCCGCGGGAGTATTATATTTGTAAAAGCGTTCGCGATTGGTGGTCAGCGTGGTGTTGAAAGGAACGCCGAGTGCCAGCTCTTGGACAGCCACATTTACAGACATCACGGACGTTGTGAGGTTATTTATCTCGTTTGATTCGCGCACGTTATTGCGGGCATCGGTACGCACGATCACGTAGTATGTGCCCGTCTCGACCGGCGGCACGGGCGTCGTGATCGTGGTTGTGTACGTCTCGCTGATGCCGACCGGACCGGTGTGCGGTTGCTGAGTTACTATCGCGTCACCGACGTCCCAAGTTGTGTCCGTTGACAGATATACCGTGTCCAGCCAAGTGCCCATCGACGCATTTGTGCCCGAGTTTTGCACGGTCCAGGTAAACGTCGCATCTTCGCCGGGTGCCGCCGATCCCGGAACTGTGATGTTTGTGATATTCAGATCGGAAGGTAGAGGAAACTGCAGATTTACCTGGAACGGAGCGCTTATGTTATTGGCATTGTCCGCCTCGATCACTACATTGTTGCGGTCGGTGACCACAAATATGTTGTAATCGCCGGTCAATCCCGCCGGGATGTTGCACGGCATTGTTTCGCTGTAGCTGGCACCGCCCGCCAGGGCACCGACGTGCTGTTTATAGCAGAGCAGATTGTCCGTCTGGTCATAGGCCGCATCGCGGGACAAAATGACATAGTCAGTCCATTCCGACACAAGCGTCTCAACGGTGCCCGTATTTGTGACCGTCCACGAAATATTGGACTGGAGGCCGGAGTAAACCGGCGTCGGAACTGATACGTTTGTCGCTTGCAGATCTATGCCCGGCACTGTCAGCGTGATCGGAACCGCGAACCAATTGTTGTTTTCCATCGGACTCAGCGGCGAACCCTCAGTGACTGTGCCGCTAGCGTCTGCATAGACGATCAGAAAGTAATTTCCCGGCAGAAGGTTTGGGATATTAGCGGTGATCTGACCGGCATACGTCTCGCCCGCACCGACCGGAGCGGTTCGGAGTGATGCACCGATCGGCTTGTCATTGCCGTCCCATATGTTGTTGGTCGACAGATAAGCACCGTCCGACCAGGTCGCCGGTGTCATAGCGGCGGCATTATTTACACCTGTATAGTCAACGGTTATCGTAGTTCCCAAGACCGCCGATGCCTGCGGTGCGATCGCTGACACGCGGAGATCCGGCAGTGAATTTGGGACATTAAATAACGGACTCGCCGTATAGTTATTGCCCTCCAGACTACATTCCGGCACATAGCCGTCCGCGTCGGTCTGGACATACATCTGATAGTTGCCCTGCAGATACCCCGGCAGAGTGACGACTTGATTCTGTGTATAGGTAGCATTGGGCGCCAGAGCTCCGCTGTGGACGAAAGTACCTAAATTGATCGGCGGCTGGCCGGTCTCGGCAAAGATCAGAACGCGATCGGTCCAATACGATTGGTTTGTCGCTCCGCCAAAATTCTTGACCGTCCACTGCACGTTTATCGCCTGTCCGGCATTTCCTACGGGCGGTGTCTGAACACTCGTCACCTGGAGGTCGATGGCGTTATTGGTTATCTGGATCTGCCGGGCTTCGCTCTCGTTGTTGCCCTCTGCGTTAATAATCGGGTCGTACTCAAATATCTGGTTATTCAAATCGGTTTTTGCGATCAGATAGTAAGTACCGTCAAGGCACGATGGCAGCGTCGCGCCAAACGAAACAGCGTACTGACCTCCGGCCGCGAGAAAGTCATGTCGGGCAGAGTATCCGATCAGCTGGTCATTTGCGCTCAACGTAGTGTCCGTCGATAAGTACAGCCCCTCATACCATCCGTCATTGCCGGCGGCATTAAATGCACCATTATTCTTCACCGTGAACGACACCGCGATACCGGAGCCTGCATTGCCGGTCGCCGGAGCAGTAAACGGATTGAGAATGACAAGGTCGGGCGGGGCGGCACTGGTGTTCATCGGCGAACCGTCGGTTATACGATCGTAGTCGCTATTGTTGCTTTCGGACGTAAATTCATAGACCTGATTTGAATAGTCGGCGACAACAAAAACATAATACGCACCCATTGCGTCAACCGGCATATCCACCGAAAATCCATTCGCCGTATACGAACCATTTTGAGGGATCGCCCCATTATGCGTCCTGTATCCTATGAAACGATCGCTGCCGTCAAGCACCGTGTCCCTGGAAAGGTATATCCCGTCGTAAGATGTATTTTCACCCGGCAAAGTGCTGCCAGTACCACTGTTTGTCACCGTCCAACTAACGGCGATCGGTTGTCCCGCAAATGCGAACGGTGGGGCTTGCACGTTTGAAACGCGCAGATCGGGAACCGGTGGAGTGGCGATGGTAATCGGACTTGAAGAAACGTTGTTTGCTTCACTCTCCTCGTTAACCTGATTATTATTATCCGTTTTTACCACGACGTAATACGACCCGCTAGAGCCTCGCGGAATGTGAAAATTTGCGGTAGCAATATAGCTCTCGCCGACATTAAGGTAGTTGATATTTGTCGCGTAGATGCTAGCTCCACCCGGGTTTGTTGTCGTGCTTAGATATACGCTGTCGTACCACTGATTGCTGTTGGTCGCGCCGGGCCCGTTGTTTGTCACCGTCCATTGAACTTGAATATTCTGGTCGAAGAATGCCGTTGCCGGAGCAGTTATATTTGTGACTTGCAGATCCGGACGCAAAAAGCGACGCACGTGGATCGGCTGAA
This is a stretch of genomic DNA from Chloracidobacterium sp.. It encodes these proteins:
- the ybeY gene encoding rRNA maturation RNase YbeY gives rise to the protein MIDVVNLQRKITIDVAAIRSYTQLLAEEVSEANGRRFSVAFISDGRMKQLNAMFRSKATTTDVLSFPHEPDEFDPDKDNLGDIVISVEQAQKQAAENGLTLEGEIKQLILHGLLHLCGYDHETDDGEMNELELVLRVQLAIQ
- a CDS encoding PhoH family protein, with product MQKLELPPQGLNTLFGVQDQNIKYLETLLDVSIGARGNELLIDGDERDIKTVEQILRDFTELFDEGSTFTDKELRDAFKQIAEDRAYSLKDHFLRSRFNPTGKKQVAPKTANQRKYLDAIAANDLVFGIGVAGTGKSYLAVAMAVDALFKKQVSRIILTRPAVEAGERLGFLPGDLQEKVDPYLRPLYDALFDLVDGEKVTKMLEKRIIEIAPLAFMRGRTLSDAFIILDEAQNTTSEQMKMFLTRIGFGSKAVVTGDRTQIDLPRGQKSGINEAETILAGLEGIEFVYFTDKDVVRHKLVQMIVKAYEEHSENDGTIR
- a CDS encoding PD40 domain-containing protein, with translation MKISLSSRFGRVLRVTVLLSIAATVLFGWQTVAKLRNIEITGPGLPSAAPTPRKSAKNQKKKPIKRNNLSPQTAGTGGLLFGRGYGSFGQIILRSLGEPQNETVLTDSSSDKDPDWSRDGSKIVFTSGRDRPDNLTYLQEIYLMNADGTNQRRMTFSADNVLNQKPKFSPDGTKVVFASREQTGGGSGRIKILNIGDLSVTTTAIQYPEYFYDSSVDWSRDGTHLIFSDGTVIYTSDTEGGNQTLVLSNSQQIESPSYSPNGQKIVYASNNDIYTADANGTNATAVSSTAVGLDEQPAWSPDGTKIVFVTYRDNDFKIFVVNADGTNETELASDPDNSFTSPSWQPTCASNSPTEVPNLIAKWRAEGNALDSVGNNDGSESYDTHYSLGKIGQAFDFDGTEDIVEVPDTDDSLDLQTGDFTLAAWVNLRATNPNLSYIAGKGAQGDYASSYYIGVDENDQPFLEFWNEDGSSGQTGRSPDAITLDEWHHIVMRKQGQEFKLYVDNVLKDTQTTTYTFAGNTAPFTIGKGDGATSPVFSTDGLVDEIYLFNRAITDSEISKIYNDSVPVGLVSSWKGENNAEDSIGANNGEAIDDPTYAPGHVGQAFNFAANGSYIRVPDNNSLDVQTGDYTLTAWVNLHSSNIHFIAGKSECGGTASRWRLSVDDLNRVTGDVANIDNSQYLNFATAQPISLNIWHHLVLRRQGAQHTIWVDGVVEDTENFPYEMGNNDLPFSIGNRDIGCGGDLTDAAIDEVNLYNRAISEQEISDLANVNNDEPACQPPAPQIKLKIQYPNPIAAGRTTQVTLTLPDVAPAGDATIDLSTVGEAGAITIPTTVTVPEGSDHVDFTIDTAITDLHKSVDIVASYQTITGRATASIYPAVADLTVLNLAAPANADVGQNISLSWTVQNVGQAIANSEYWLDTVYISPDDNYSDNNNTVLTYGYHYAPLAVNGTENITVNNIQIPGSAIPADGDYYIFVFTNSNFAVNEREQYYVNNFVSRPIHVLRHLPEYQAETIILPTTVEPGVDFNFGWTTRNVGTAPGGSTSYDRMYFSVDDVRGNDDDVLMAVGTIPALAVGDAHTTFYSMHFPTLPERPSSDSFFYLEVDYFGQIYEGTPTQIGETNNHIAQPVRFEYRVPDLQVQSITPPFEAETDTPYPLQWTTQNTGNRAAGAFYERIYFSKDMVIGGDTEIGWFWLDQGVAANSSVDRIQNVTIPTGAITETGDYYVYVKTDSDGNIDEGANENNNIRFQPIHVRRFLRPDLQVTNITAPATAFFDQNIQVQWTVTNNGPGATNSNQWYDSVYLSTTTNPGGASIYATNINYLNVGESYIATANFHIPRGSSGSYYVVVKTDNNNQVNEESEANNVSSSPITIATPPVPDLRVSNVQAPPFAFAGQPIAVSWTVTNSGTGSTLPGENTSYDGIYLSRDTVLDGSDRFIGYRTHNGAIPQNGSYTANGFSVDMPVDAMGAYYVFVVADYSNQVYEFTSESNNSDYDRITDGSPMNTSAAPPDLVILNPFTAPATGNAGSGIAVSFTVKNNGAFNAAGNDGWYEGLYLSTDTTLSANDQLIGYSARHDFLAAGGQYAVSFGATLPSCLDGTYYLIAKTDLNNQIFEYDPIINAEGNNESEARQIQITNNAIDLQVTSVQTPPVGNAGQAINVQWTVKNFGGATNQSYWTDRVLIFAETGQPPINLGTFVHSGALAPNATYTQNQVVTLPGYLQGNYQMYVQTDADGYVPECSLEGNNYTASPLFNVPNSLPDLRVSAIAPQASAVLGTTITVDYTGVNNAAAMTPATWSDGAYLSTNNIWDGNDKPIGASLRTAPVGAGETYAGQITANIPNLLPGNYFLIVYADASGTVTEGSPLSPMENNNWFAVPITLTVPGIDLQATNVSVPTPVYSGLQSNISWTVTNTGTVETLVSEWTDYVILSRDAAYDQTDNLLCYKQHVGALAGGASYSETMPCNIPAGLTGDYNIFVVTDRNNVVIEADNANNISAPFQVNLQFPLPSDLNITNITVPGSAAPGEDATFTWTVQNSGTNASMGTWLDTVYLSTDTTWDVGDAIVTQQPHTGPVGISETYTTTITTPVPPVETGTYYVIVRTDARNNVRESNEINNLTTSVMSVNVAVQELALGVPFNTTLTTNRERFYKYNTPADETLLVTLLGQAGSSNELYTKYGAMVNRANYEVQGNRQGEADQENVVANTTAGTYYSMIRGDYVPGSFAGQLKQPAKASEKPSSPTAESVIVKAEILPFSVRKVEPAEAGNQGYTIVSLEGAKFQTGATIKLVGPTGVESAPIYNYFYSQAKIAALFDLNGKAAGNYQVVATNPNAQTAAWSGNFHIKNGGGGPQTRAEIIGPSAIGPNSRNRFVVSVANDGGNDAISVPVVILLSGPYEYHLSTSNYLPSADPADDPLPTNAFHADRDGIRVIALFVPVIRGNSKVDIGIDVTFPFGGTITANAFNPLFNTGMYPDAPGLALAPTAGGQQVVNCWTHLVLKTILTILGEIFPEECALEIALSITGLAEDALGYIRTGSFDGYEAFSSFMTKIAKSSAHCLKDALRYLPWLKVASILYDVYQIAKQGIECIILTIDYVKTTYVPQSFDPNEIIGPAGFGPEKFVGIQKPLLYRINFENLSTATAPAQQIRVLDQLPPGFDIRTVRLVEIGFKQTRIEVPPNQAFYQGRVQLGADLDNLKADIFAGVDITNGRVIWSLTAIDPATNEQPISPLLGLLPPNNAEHDGEGYVTFLIQPESDKPTRTALDDKATIFFDQNEPIDTNTTSNLLDADIPTSQMTALDSTQSSASFNLNWSGSDLSNGAGLKSFDIFVSENGGAYTRRISDTPLSSTLFAGKWGKSYRFYSIAEDNAENREPIPDDPDATTTVLGGAFEGDVSPRPNGNNNGTVDGDDTAQLRRFIAKLDTVMQYNEFQRADTAPLAVGGDGILSVADIVQARRFELSLDTTAEAAGPNAAGSLVEKAKSSDIAKTGKAIGKAKKAGEANLSPRSVEPVFISRTGNKVKLGLVMEAQGDEAGVGLTLNFNTAHLSNPANITLGSVATGADLTANTSEAPSGRVGIVLDKAPDQPFAAGPMMLVTIEFDVAPGAPASTDITFGDTPVVDEVVSGLADVLSTSFTDASVPLLGPTAAGVRIGGHIESASGQPIRNVRISVTDTSGSARYALTNAFGYFEVDGLEAGNTYVVALKHKTFAFTSRVVTVKSDITDLDFTPDP